In Rhodanobacter humi, the genomic stretch ATCGGTCCCGGTTACAAGAAGTACCGCCCGGCCGACCTCACCGTGGACATCGCCGGCGTCGTCACCAAGGAACGGCAGACGGTGCAGCACGAGGTGGTGGCCCGCGGCCTGGTCAACTACAAGTTCCGCCTCACCGACAATACCTCGTTCGAGGACACGTTCCTGACGGAAGCGGGCTCCAAGAACACCTACCTGCAGAACGACGCCGGCCTCGCCGTCAGCATGACCAAGAAACTGGCGCTGAAGGTGGGCTTCCAGGTGCGCCGCAACAGCGACGTGCTGCCCGGCATCCGGAAGACCGACACGCTGACCACCACCAACCTGGTCTACAACTTCTGAGGGTTGGGATTCGGGAAGCATCGACGGCCCCCGCCTTCGGCGGGGGCCGTTTTCGTTTCGGTGTCTATGCGCCCAGGAACTCCGCGGCGCCCTGCGCGAACAGCGCCGCGGCCACCGCGCGGCCCAGCGCCTCGGCATCCTCGCCGTCCGCCTGCGCGTGCAGCAGGCGGCCGCTGGCCGCGTCGCCCACCAGTCCGCGCAGGTGCAGGCCGCGTTCGGTGAGCGTGCACCATGCGCCCACCGGCACCGTACAGCTGCCGCCCAGCGCCTGGTTCATCGCGCGCTCGGCGCCGACCTCCTGCCGCGTGTCGGCGTCGTCCAGCACCGCGAGCAGGGCCAGCGTGGCCGGCTGGTCGGCGCGCGCCTCGATCGCGATCGCCGCCTGCCCCGGTGCCGGCAGCCAGTCCGGCGCGGCCAGCCGGCTGCGGATGCGCGCGGCCAGGCCCAGCCGCTCCAGCCCCGCGCAGGCCAGCACGATCGCGTCGTAACGGCCGGCATCCAGCTTCGCCAGCCGCGTGCCCACGTTGCCGCGCAAATCCAGCAGTTCCAGGTCCGGCCGCAGCGCGCGCAGCTGCGCCTGCCGGCGCAGCGAGGACGTGCCCACCTTCGCGCCCGGCGGCAAGGTGGCGAGGTCGGCACAGTCGTTGCTGACGAAGGCGTCCGCCGCATCCGCGCGCGGCAGGATCGCCGGCAGCGCGAAACCCGGCTCCAGTTCGGCCGGCACATCCTTCAGCGAATGCACGGCGAGGTCGGCGCGGCCTTCCAGCATCGCCACTTCCAGTTCCTTCAGGAACAGCCCCTTGCCGCCGATCGTCGCCAGTGGCTGGTCGAGGATCTCGTCGCCGCGGGTGGACAGCGGCACCAGCTCCACCGCCAGCCCCGGATGCGCCGCGCGCAGCAGCGCCGCCACGTGCTCGGCCTGCCACAGCGCGAGCGCGCTCTTGCGGGTGGCGATGCGCAAGGTGTTCGGGGTCATGCGGGCTCCACGGTCTGGCTTGTGCGCCATTGTCGCCGATGCAGCGATGGCTGCGCAGGCAGCGACGAATCGACGCGCCGCGCAACCAGCGTTCACCCCATCCTGAGCAGCTTGCGCAGCGCCGGCAGGTTGCGCCGGCTCACCTCGGGGCTGAAGTCGGTGCCGGCGAGGCGGGCCAGCACGCGGCCGTCGGACAGCGGTTTCAGGCCCAGCAGGCGGGCGGGCGGCACCAGGCAGTTGCGGTGCAGGCGGATCAACTGTTCGGGGTAGGCCTCCTCCAGCTGGCGCAGCGATTCGTCGATCAGCAGCTCGCCGCCGGTGTGCCGCACGCACACGTACTTCTCCTCGGCGAGCAGGCAGATCACCTCGTCCAGCGCCACGCGCACCTGCTCGTCGCGCACGCGCGCGTGCAGCCACGCGGTGGCGGCACGCGGCGCGTCCGCCAGTCGCTTGCGCGCGCGCTGCAGCGCCCCGCGCAGGCGTTCCAGCCGCACCGGCTTCAGCAGGTAATCCACCGCGTCCAGCTCGAAGGCGTGCAGCGCGTGGTTCTCGTAGGCGGTGCAGAACACCACCTGCGGCCGCGCGCGTCCGGCCAGCCGCGCGGCCAGCGCCAGGCCGTCGAGGCCGGGCATGTTGATGTCGAGCAGCAGCAGGTCGGGCTGCAGTTCGGCGAGCGCGGCAAGCGCGGCCTCGCCGTCGCCCACGCTGCCGGCCAGCTCGGCGCCTTCGCACTCGCCCAGCAGCGTGGCGAGGCGCATGCGCGCCAGCGGTTCGTCATCGACGATCAGCACGCGCATCGTCATTCCCCTTCGTCTCGAACGGCAGCCGCAGGCTCACCACGTAGCGCTCGCCCTGCGCCCCCGCCTGCACCGCGGCGCGCGGGCCGTAGCGGAACGCCACGCGCCGGCGCACGTTGTCCAGGCCATGGCCGTTGCCACTGCGGGCGGGCGCGGACGACAACGGGTTGGCGATCTCGATCACGATGGCTGCGCCGTCGCGCCGCCCGCGCAACGTCACCGTGCCGCCTTCGCGCAGCGGCTGGATGCCGTGGCGCACCGCGTTCTCCACCAGCGGCTGCAACAGCAGGCGCGGCAGCGGGAACGCCTGCGGCAGGTCGTCCAGTGCGCGCTCGACGCGCAGGCGTTCGCCCAGGCGCAGCTGCTCGATCGCGAGGTAGCGGTCGAGCAGGGCCAGTTCCTCGCCCAACGTGCCGTCGCCCCGTTCGTCCAGGCCCTCGTGCTGGCCCAGTGCGGCGCGGAACAGCTCGGCCAGGTCCTCCACCGTGCGCTCGGCCGCTGCCGGGTCGAGCGGGATCAGCGCCGCCACGGTGTTCATGCTGTTGAACAGGAAGTGCGGGCGGATGCGCGCCTGCAACGCCTCCACCTGCGCCCGGCTCACCGCGGCGAGGCGCAGCCGCCACTGCGCGGCCACGTAGAAGTAGCGCAGGATCGCCGCGCCGAGCAGGGCGGCGATCAGCACGTTGTCGCGCACGAAGGCCGCCGCGCCGTCGCGCAGCAGGCCCATTTGGAGCGCCTCGTCCAGCCCGTGCGCCATCCAGCTCGCCGCGCCCACGATCGGCATCATCAGCAACCACGCGGCAAGGTAGGGCAGGTGTCCCGGCAGCCGTTGCAGCCACGTGCGCAGCAGGCACAGCACCACGCCGATCACCAGCGCCAGCCAGGTCACGAACAGGATGCCCACGCTGTAGCCGGAGAGGTCGCGATGGTCGCCCGCGGCCAGCCACACCACCGTCGCAGCCAGCGCGCCGGTCACCAGCAGGGTGAACAGCACCGGCAGGCTGCAGAAGTCCGGCAGCGGGCTGGGTTCGTCGGGGTGGCGAAAGAAGGGCTCGCGCATGCGCGCAGTATGCCGCAGCGTCGCGCCAGTTCAGCCCAATCTCGCGCCCAGCCAGCGGCGCAGGTCGGCGATTTCCTCGGCGCAGACCGCGTGCGCCATCGGATAGCTGTGCCAGTCCACGCGATAGCCCAGGCCTTGCAGCAGATCGCGGCTGGCACTGCCGCGCGGCGGGATCACCACCGGATCGAAGCTGCCGTGCGCCTGGAAGATTGGCACCGCCGCGTTCGCCGCGCTGCGCTCGGCGGCCAGCGTGTCGGCGATCGGCAGGTAGGTGGACAGCGCCACGATGCCAGCCAACCGCGATGCATGGCGCAAACCCGCGGCCAGCGCGATCGCGCCGCCCTGCGAGAAGCCGGCGAGGAAGATCCGCTCGTCGGGCACGCCACGCGCGTTCTCGCGCGCGATCAGCGCCTCGGTGGCGGCGATCGAGGCGCGGATGCCCGCCTCGTCCTGCTGCGCCAGCAAGTCGAAGCCGACGATGTCGTACCAGGCGCGCATCGGCATGCCGCCGTTCACCGTCACCGGCCGCACCGGCGCATGCGGAAACACGAAGCGCAGCGCCGGCCAGTCCGCCGCCACCAGCTCCGGCACGATAGGCGCGAAATCGTGGCCGTCCGCACCCAGGCCGTGCAGCCAGATCACGCTGTAGCGGGGGCTGGCGGCGGTTTCGTGTTCGATGGCGGGGAGCAGCTCGGACATGGTGGAGATCGCGGCGGAAAGACCCACAGCTTAGCGCCTGCCGAGCCCGCGATCTCCGCCTCCCTGCCTCAGGCCGCCGCGGCCAGCTGCGCCAGCGCCCGCTGGTGCGAGGCGTGGATGGTGTCGCGCTCCGGCACGGTGCCTGCAGCGAGGTGGCCGATCCATTCGTCGGTCGTCATCACCGCGGCGTAGCGCGACTGCTCCACCACCGCGAACACGCGGTGGATCTCCTCCGCCGTGGCGCTGCCGGCGCGGTTCGCATAGGGCACGCTGCCGGAGGCATCCATCAGGAATTCCACCGCCAGCCCCGCATCGAAGGCGTGCTTGATCGTGGTGTCGTTGCAGTTGTGGGTCATGTAGCCGGCCACGACGAGCGTGTCGATGCCGCTCGCGGCCAGCCACGCGGCGAGATCGGTGCCCGCGAACGCGCTGGGCAGCTTCTTCTGCACGAAGTGCTGGCGCGGCCGGCCGGCGACCACCTCGTGCAATTGCCAACCATGCGTGCCTTCGGCAAACAGCGGGGCGTCGGCGGGTGCCATCTGCTGCACCACGACCACCGGGATGCCGGCGGCACGGGCGGCGTCCATCGCTTCACCGATACGGCGCAACGAATCGGCGACCGGCGGATACGCGATGCGCAGGCCGCCGCTCTCGTATTCGTTCTGCACGTCGACCACGACGAGGGCGCGGCGCGGTTGCTGGACTTCGGTCATGGCGGCTCTTCCTCGAAGGCAGGGGACGGTTCGTCCCGGTGCCGCCATGATCCGCGTCCGCTCGATCCGGCGGCAGTGGCCCGAATGCCAGCTTTGGTTAGAATCGGGCCACACTGGTCGAGGGCATCCACATGACGACGAAGCAGCGCGTGGCGGTGGTGGCGTTCGACGGCATCCGGCCATTCCACCTGTCGGTGCCGTGCGCGGTGTTCGGCGAGACCGCCGACGCGGAGCCGTCGCCGTTCGAGCTGCGCGTGTGCGCGGCCGAGCCGGGCGAACTGCGCAGCCAGGCCGGCTTCGGCATCGTGACCAAACACAGCCTGCGCGCGCTGGCCTGGGCCGACATCGTGGTGGTGCCGTCGTGGCGCGATCCGCACGAAACGCCGCCCGCGCCGCTACTGGCCGCGCTGCGGCGGGCGCACGCGCGCGGCGCGCTGATCGTGGGCTTGTGCGTGGGCGCCTTCGTGCTGGCCGAGGCCGGCCTGCTCGACGGCCGCCGCGCCACCACGCACTGGCGTTGGGCCACGCGCTTCGCCGCGTGCTACCCGCAGGTGCGGCTCGATCCCGACGTGCTGTACGTGGACGAGGGCGACGTGCTCACCTCGGCCGGCACCGCCGCCGGCATCGACTGCTGCCTGCACGTGCTGCGCCAGCGCCTGGGCGCGGAAGCGGCGAACCGCATGGCGCGCACCCTGGTGGTGCCGCCGCACCGGCAGGGCAACCAGGCGCAATACATCGAGCAACCGGTGCTGGCCACGTCGCGCGACACGCCGCTGACCAAGACGCTGGACTGGGCCGCGCGCCACCTCGACGCCGCGCACAGCCTCGACTCGCTGGCCGTGCGCGCCGCGATGAGCCGGCGCAGCTTCACCCGTCACTTCCGCCAGCACACCGGCACCACCGTGGGCCAGTGGCTGCTGACGCAGCGGCTGGCGCTGGCGCAACGGCTGCTGGAAACCACCGCGCAGCCGATCGAACGCATCGCCGAACGCGCCGGCTTCGGCACGGCACTGTCCATGCGCCAGCACTTCGGCGCCGCGCTGCACACCACGCCGTCGCTGTACCGGCGCGAGTTCCGCGGGCGGTAAGAAGTTATTTCGTCGGCAAGCCCAGCTCCTGCGCGAAGAACGTCAGCATCAGCGCGGTGTTGCCCACGCGCTGCGAGAACGGTGCGCCGATGCCGTGGCCGGCGTTCATGCGGGTGAGCAGCAGGATCGGCGGCTGCGAGCTGCTGGCGTTCTGCAGGGCAGCGGCGAACTTGCGCGACTGCCACGGCGCCACGCGCGGGTCGTTCGCGCCGGTGGTGAGCAGCACCGCGGGATAGGCGGTGTGCGGCTTGACGTTCTGCAACGGCGAGTAGGCGAGCGTGGCCTTGAACTGCGCGGGATCGGCCACCGTGCCGTACTCGGGCACGTTGTAGGCGCCGTTCGCGAACTCGGTCTCGTGGCGGATCACGTCGTAGATGCCGACCATGCCCACCACGGCGCGGTAGTCGCCCGGATGCTGCACGATCTGCGTGCCCATCAGCAGGCCGCCGTTGCTGCCGCCCAGCGCGCCCAGGTGGGTGCGGTCGGTCCAGTGCGTGGCGATGAGCGCCTTGGCCGCCGCATGAAAGTCGTCGAACACGTTCTGCTTGTGCAGTTTCTGGCCCTGCGCGTGCCACAGCTCACCGTTCTCGTTGCCGCCACGGAGGTTCGCGTAGGCGAGCACGCCGCCGCGTTCCAGCCAGGCCAGCTCGGCACCCACGAAATGCGGCGCCACGGGAATGTCGAAGCCGCCATAGCCGTACAGGATGGTCGGCCGCTGGCCGTTCGGCGTTACGCCTTTCATCGCCAGCACGGTGACGGGAATTTTCGTGCCGTCCTTCGACACACCGTCGATGCGGTGCGCCTCGATCTTCGAATAGTCGGCGGCGGCCTTCACCTCGAATACGGTCTTGAGCGTGCCGGATTTCGCATCGTATTCGGCCCAGCGCGAGGGCAGCGTCCAGCCGGCATAGCCGATCAGCGCGTGCGCCTGGCCCGCCTCGCCGGCGATGCCGCCGATGCCGATGCCGTGCGCGGGCAGCGGCAGGCGGCGCACGAATTTCGCGGCGTGGTCGTATTGCTCCACCCACCAGTCCGGGCCCCAGCTGCGCACCACCAGGAAACCGTCGGCGATCGGCGCCACCCGCTGCAACGCGCCTTCGCGCTGGCCCAGCACCTCGCCGACCTTGCCGTTCGCGGCGACGGCGAGCAGCTTGCCACGCGGCGCGCCGGCGAAGCTGGCGACGAACAGGCGCTGGCCCACCCAGCCGGCGAAGCGCACGTCGGCGGCATCGCCCAGCACCTTTTTCCATGCCTCACCTTCGCGCAGCCACACCTCGGCCGGCCCACCGTCGCCCACGTTCGCCAGCACGGCGAGCTGCTTCGCGCCGGGCGAACTCAGCAGGCGGTATTCGGCCACCTTGGAGAAATCCTTGCCGAACACCGCGACGTCCTTCGCGGCCGGC encodes the following:
- the hemC gene encoding hydroxymethylbilane synthase, which encodes MTPNTLRIATRKSALALWQAEHVAALLRAAHPGLAVELVPLSTRGDEILDQPLATIGGKGLFLKELEVAMLEGRADLAVHSLKDVPAELEPGFALPAILPRADAADAFVSNDCADLATLPPGAKVGTSSLRRQAQLRALRPDLELLDLRGNVGTRLAKLDAGRYDAIVLACAGLERLGLAARIRSRLAAPDWLPAPGQAAIAIEARADQPATLALLAVLDDADTRQEVGAERAMNQALGGSCTVPVGAWCTLTERGLHLRGLVGDAASGRLLHAQADGEDAEALGRAVAAALFAQGAAEFLGA
- a CDS encoding LytR/AlgR family response regulator transcription factor; this translates as MRVLIVDDEPLARMRLATLLGECEGAELAGSVGDGEAALAALAELQPDLLLLDINMPGLDGLALAARLAGRARPQVVFCTAYENHALHAFELDAVDYLLKPVRLERLRGALQRARKRLADAPRAATAWLHARVRDEQVRVALDEVICLLAEEKYVCVRHTGGELLIDESLRQLEEAYPEQLIRLHRNCLVPPARLLGLKPLSDGRVLARLAGTDFSPEVSRRNLPALRKLLRMG
- a CDS encoding sensor histidine kinase: MREPFFRHPDEPSPLPDFCSLPVLFTLLVTGALAATVVWLAAGDHRDLSGYSVGILFVTWLALVIGVVLCLLRTWLQRLPGHLPYLAAWLLMMPIVGAASWMAHGLDEALQMGLLRDGAAAFVRDNVLIAALLGAAILRYFYVAAQWRLRLAAVSRAQVEALQARIRPHFLFNSMNTVAALIPLDPAAAERTVEDLAELFRAALGQHEGLDERGDGTLGEELALLDRYLAIEQLRLGERLRVERALDDLPQAFPLPRLLLQPLVENAVRHGIQPLREGGTVTLRGRRDGAAIVIEIANPLSSAPARSGNGHGLDNVRRRVAFRYGPRAAVQAGAQGERYVVSLRLPFETKGNDDARADRR
- a CDS encoding alpha/beta hydrolase, with amino-acid sequence MSELLPAIEHETAASPRYSVIWLHGLGADGHDFAPIVPELVAADWPALRFVFPHAPVRPVTVNGGMPMRAWYDIVGFDLLAQQDEAGIRASIAATEALIARENARGVPDERIFLAGFSQGGAIALAAGLRHASRLAGIVALSTYLPIADTLAAERSAANAAVPIFQAHGSFDPVVIPPRGSASRDLLQGLGYRVDWHSYPMAHAVCAEEIADLRRWLGARLG
- a CDS encoding cysteine hydrolase family protein, with the translated sequence MTEVQQPRRALVVVDVQNEYESGGLRIAYPPVADSLRRIGEAMDAARAAGIPVVVVQQMAPADAPLFAEGTHGWQLHEVVAGRPRQHFVQKKLPSAFAGTDLAAWLAASGIDTLVVAGYMTHNCNDTTIKHAFDAGLAVEFLMDASGSVPYANRAGSATAEEIHRVFAVVEQSRYAAVMTTDEWIGHLAAGTVPERDTIHASHQRALAQLAAAA
- a CDS encoding GlxA family transcriptional regulator yields the protein MTTKQRVAVVAFDGIRPFHLSVPCAVFGETADAEPSPFELRVCAAEPGELRSQAGFGIVTKHSLRALAWADIVVVPSWRDPHETPPAPLLAALRRAHARGALIVGLCVGAFVLAEAGLLDGRRATTHWRWATRFAACYPQVRLDPDVLYVDEGDVLTSAGTAAGIDCCLHVLRQRLGAEAANRMARTLVVPPHRQGNQAQYIEQPVLATSRDTPLTKTLDWAARHLDAAHSLDSLAVRAAMSRRSFTRHFRQHTGTTVGQWLLTQRLALAQRLLETTAQPIERIAERAGFGTALSMRQHFGAALHTTPSLYRREFRGR
- a CDS encoding prolyl oligopeptidase family serine peptidase, producing the protein MRPVLALSLALFAGMAACIADARQMPTPPQRDVSLIGGRMPEPPATPRHDDASVLHGVTVADPYRWLENPADPAVAAWIKAQNAYTEQVLATMPDGQAMNARVRELAITSTTRSGPLLAGGTLFYMQETPPQAQPQLIAQPWPNGTARVLVDLNANGGNTAITGYWPSPSGRYLAYGTAEGGSELTTIHVLDVQSGKTLPDALPWAGGGTTPQGVAWDANERGFTYVRFPPPPKGENVVQFHAALVHHVLGEPAAKDVAVFGKDFSKVAEYRLLSSPGAKQLAVLANVGDGGPAEVWLREGEAWKKVLGDAADVRFAGWVGQRLFVASFAGAPRGKLLAVAANGKVGEVLGQREGALQRVAPIADGFLVVRSWGPDWWVEQYDHAAKFVRRLPLPAHGIGIGGIAGEAGQAHALIGYAGWTLPSRWAEYDAKSGTLKTVFEVKAAADYSKIEAHRIDGVSKDGTKIPVTVLAMKGVTPNGQRPTILYGYGGFDIPVAPHFVGAELAWLERGGVLAYANLRGGNENGELWHAQGQKLHKQNVFDDFHAAAKALIATHWTDRTHLGALGGSNGGLLMGTQIVQHPGDYRAVVGMVGIYDVIRHETEFANGAYNVPEYGTVADPAQFKATLAYSPLQNVKPHTAYPAVLLTTGANDPRVAPWQSRKFAAALQNASSSQPPILLLTRMNAGHGIGAPFSQRVGNTALMLTFFAQELGLPTK